From Halopenitus persicus:
TTGGATCCCTTGGTGCTTAGCTTCCAGTTGGCGATCGCGACGACGGTGCTTGATGTCCTACTCGGAGTGCCCGCCGCGTACACGCTTGATCGGTACGACTTCGCTTTTTCGGACCGACTCCGTGATGTTACGATCCTACCGATGGCGATACCGGGAATCGTACTCGGTATCGCGCTCGTTCGGACATGGGGCGTTCCCCGGTTCGGTGTCGACCTTTCGGGGATGTTGTATCTGTTATTGATCGCACACGTACTCTTCACGGTCCCGTTTATGATCCAGACAACCACATCTGCGCTCCAATCTGTCGATTATCAGGCTCTTGAGGAAACCGCTGAAAGTCTGGGCGCGAATTGGCCACAGCGGTTCCTGTTCGTCGTTGTCCCCAACGTTTACAACGGAATTCTTAGCGGTGCAATCCTCACGTTTGCCCTTTCGATGGGTGAATTCAACATCACACTTTTTGTCTACGATCCGACCAATAAGACACTCCCGATCGAGATGTTCGGCGGCTTCACGACGTCGGCGGTCGGACAGGCCAGCGCACTGTCCGTCGTGTTCGTCGCAATCATCGTCGTCTCGCTGTGGCTCCTACAGTACGTCGGCGATGGGGACACGCACAGCGTGACCAACGTGTAATTCAAGTATAATAACTATACGATGCTGATAGAACGCGAGCGAACCGGAACCGAGCACAGGAACGAAGCGAACTGCTGCGAACGATTCCAACGATGAATATACAACTGACAGACATCACGAAACGCTACGGTGAGACCGAGGCAGCAAAATCCGTCTCACTCACGGTTGAAGACGGTGAGACGTTTGGGCTGATCGGCCCGTCCGGCTGCGGGAAATCGACGATACTGCGGACGATCGCTGGATTCGAAACCCCGACGGAAGGGAATATCGAATTCGACAGCCGGTCCGTACTCGACGTCAAACCGAAGGATAGAGACGTCGGCTTGGTGTTCCAATCGATCGCCCTGTTCAACAATATGAGTGTCATCGAAAACGTCTCTTTCGGGCCGCGAATGCGAGGAACTCCCAAGCAGGCGAGGCGAGACGACGCTCGAGAGATCCTCGAAATGTTGGATATACCGGAGCTTGCGGATCGAGATCCAAGCAACCTCTCCGGGGGGCAAAAACAGCGCGTCGCGCTCGGACGCGCGCTCGCTATCGAACCGCAGGTACTCCTACTGGACGAACCGATGACGGGCTTGGACGCGAAGCTCAAGCGACGACTGCAAACGGAGATGGTTGAGTTGTTTGACGAGCTCGATATCACGGTTATCCACGTGACCCACGACCAAGCGGAAGCGATGGTTATGTGCGATCGAATAGCTGTCCTGAACGAGGGCTGTATCGAACAGATCGGGACGCCCGCTGAACTGTATGAGTTGCCAGAAAACGAATTTGTTGCTAACTTCATCGGCACGTCGAATCTATTGAATGCTACCGCATCTAACAGGGCACTTGATCTCGGCTTCGCCGAACTGCCGGTGGACACCGATCGGCGGGGAGAGGTGGTCGTGGTAGCGAGACCGGAGCATATCTCCGTAGGGGACGGACAGTTGAATGCGGCCGTAACGAATCAGCTTTATCTCGGCGAGAAGATTCGAAATGTCGCTAGGCTCCCCAACGGAAAAGAAATTGTTTTCGATACGGATCGACGAACGGTTGTTCCCGGCGAGGATGTCTCTCTCTCAATGGATCCCGAACGGATCCACGTTATTCCGAGTGAAAAATCGAACGCGGGTGGAAGTGAGCGGACGGTCTCATCTCCATCTGTGGGTGACCAGTCAGGAATCCCTCAGCGAATCGAAACGGATGGGATCGGCCAAGCAACCGAGAATGAACGAAGGATCTAGAGAAGCCGTGAATACGTACGGCAACACGGCACTCGCCGTAGCTGCTTCCGCGAGGCGAATCATATGACTACGGTCGCGATTATCACAGATATCCATATGCGAGGCGCGTACCGAAACGATATTCTCTGTACGCTTGAGGACGTTCAATCGAGAATTATTGAGGAGCACGATCCCGAACACACGTTCGTACTCGGTGATTTGATTCAGGATGTGGGACGCGAGACGGATCGTCGCCATCTGCGGACCGTCGCATCTGTCTTGGAATCCGGACACGCTCCTGTAACGTATCTGCTCGGCAATCACGACACGGGATCGCTTTCCCGTGAAGAGGTCTCGGATATTCTCGGGCAAGATAGCTTCTACGGACGAGTGACTGTCGGCAACTACTCGTTCGTATATCTCAATTCATCGCAAGAACGATATGGGGTCCGAGGGGTACTCGGACCTGAGCAGCGGTCGTGGTTTCGTGGGGCAATTCCTGGACAGAGCATCGTGCTCTCGCATCACCCGATCGGTCCGTTTTCGCTCGCGAATAACGTCTGGTTTCAAGACTTCCCCGAACGGGCCCTCCTCTGGGATCGCAAGGAACTCTTGGAGATCCTAGATGAGGACACCATTGCGACTCTCAGCGGACATATCCACCAGACGGAACGAACCACGTTTCGTGGCCTGTCGCATATTTCGATCAACGCATTCAGCAAAGAGCACCCTGACAACCCGATTAGTGGCACGTACGCGGTGCTTTCGCTCGAAGACCCGCTACAGCTAACGGTATATCGGGAGGATATGAGGATTTGTTCGTATCGGCTGCAGTAAGTGAAATATGGAACAAGATTATGAACCGTTCACGTTGTGCTTCTCGTCGACATCATACAGGAATTGAGTATTCTCACCGACTGGTTGCTGCCGCCTCCCGGGACACGCCAGAATGTATTCTGGGGAGACCCTCTGGCTATATTGTTCCGCGTTCGAGGTGCCTGAATCCTACGATTCGTTGGAGGCAACACGAGCGAAGTATCGATGTCTTCGATCGAGATGATCTAGTAGTCCGCACCGGCGAGTTATGAGAGAAGCCGACTCTCTCGAGTCGAAAGGACTAGTCTATGGAATTCATACTACGTTTTAATATAGAGTATATACACATTCCTATATTTAGTTTTGTGATTGTGTCAGTTTACATAGAGCGAAAATAGTTAACCAACAAATGATGGTTAGGGGTGAATGTTGGTCAACAACTTATGGTCTGATTCCGAGAACGTCGATGAGTTCCTCTGCCGTCCGACTGATCCGTCCGAGGCCGCTCGCGAACAACCTCGGAATCGTCTGTCTCCAGGCTACAAGGTAGAGCACCGAACCGCTAGTGTCGAGCCCGCAGCACCGTCCGACGACGTACGCAACGGCTTCGGCCTCGACTTCGCGTTTCGCCCGCTCGGTGTCGTCGTTGACGTCGACCTTGACACGTCTTCGACAGCGTGAGATAGCTGAGTCATAATATGCTTATTATCATCTCGATTAAAAGTTAGAATTAATTACTCTGTTGAATTTTCTTGATCAGACATAAAATTGGATGAGACTGCCGGGGGGACTGCGAGTCTATTGATGGTATACTCTACTGGTTTCCATCAATAGCGTCGAAGACATTTTCAGATGAGGGGAATACTTCACTTTGAACATCATCTACATAAGACTCGACTGCATCTTGGATAACTGAATTTAGGTCGGCATATTGTTTTGAGAGCGTATATAATTCGTTACTCAGTCCCAGTACGTCGGTGATGACAAGTACTTGTCCGTTTACGTATCGACCTGCACCAATTCCTATAGTTGGAACATCTACTGCTTCAGTAACCTGTTTTCCGGTCTCTTCTGTGACGGCCTCAAGTATAATTGAGAAGGCTCCAGCGTCTTCCAATTCTTCCGCTGTCTCCACCAACGCTTCAACTGTGGTTGAGCTTCCATCACCCCGTCCCTGTACGTAGCCACCACCAATCTGATTCATACGCTGAGGGGTCAATCCGATATGACCCACAACGGGTATTCCCAGTTCCGTGAGACGGGAAACGATTTCGATGGTGATTTTTCCGTAGGGTGCCGTCTCCAATTTTACAGCGTCAGCTCCTGCTTCCTTCATAAATCGGCCTGCATTCTTGACCGATTTTTCAAGAGAGGTACCATACGATAGAAACGGCAAATCACCAATCACCATTGCATCCTCTACAGCTCTGTCTACAGCCGCAGTATTTGATAATGCTTCGTCAAGCGTAACCGGTACCGTGTCGTCATATCCTAAGTGATTGTCGCCAGCACTATCTCCGACCAGAATCATATCGACACCGCCCTTATCTATTTGTCGGGCTATCGGAGCATCATATGCAGTCAGCATCGTAACTGGTTCTCCGTTTTTATACTTTTCATGGATGTCCGGGATCGACATACGTCCCATACAGAGATAATCCCTCACACGGAAGTATAAAATTCGTTATCTCCTACGCCTATATTGAACGCCCAAATTGATCGGTCTACGTTATGAATAAGGCAGGCGATAGTGGGTTCACGGAATTGTTTCACCAGCGCCGTGAGCGGACGAACGCAGTATTTCTGCTTGGGTGTTGAGTTGACGGTCTTAGATTGACTCCGCTGGCCGTAGAGATCAGCGTCTAAGTATTCTTTCTGTCTTGTGGAGGGATATGAACTCCAGTGCTTGAACAGTGGGCGAATCTCGTGTTAACGAGCAGGTCATCTGGTTTTCTGATCGTCGTAGCCTTTGTTACCAAGCGGAATATCAAATCTCTCGGGATTGCGTTTGATCAACGACGCAGCAATCTGGCTAT
This genomic window contains:
- a CDS encoding metallophosphoesterase family protein; amino-acid sequence: MTTVAIITDIHMRGAYRNDILCTLEDVQSRIIEEHDPEHTFVLGDLIQDVGRETDRRHLRTVASVLESGHAPVTYLLGNHDTGSLSREEVSDILGQDSFYGRVTVGNYSFVYLNSSQERYGVRGVLGPEQRSWFRGAIPGQSIVLSHHPIGPFSLANNVWFQDFPERALLWDRKELLEILDEDTIATLSGHIHQTERTTFRGLSHISINAFSKEHPDNPISGTYAVLSLEDPLQLTVYREDMRICSYRLQ
- a CDS encoding ABC transporter ATP-binding protein, whose product is MNIQLTDITKRYGETEAAKSVSLTVEDGETFGLIGPSGCGKSTILRTIAGFETPTEGNIEFDSRSVLDVKPKDRDVGLVFQSIALFNNMSVIENVSFGPRMRGTPKQARRDDAREILEMLDIPELADRDPSNLSGGQKQRVALGRALAIEPQVLLLDEPMTGLDAKLKRRLQTEMVELFDELDITVIHVTHDQAEAMVMCDRIAVLNEGCIEQIGTPAELYELPENEFVANFIGTSNLLNATASNRALDLGFAELPVDTDRRGEVVVVARPEHISVGDGQLNAAVTNQLYLGEKIRNVARLPNGKEIVFDTDRRTVVPGEDVSLSMDPERIHVIPSEKSNAGGSERTVSSPSVGDQSGIPQRIETDGIGQATENERRI
- a CDS encoding ABC transporter permease — encoded protein: MSNRVSRLSISFPDRIVVLFFYSVIAATVLFIVLPILVILLYSFVGSISGDLVGSFTLEYYGEVFASGLDPLVLSFQLAIATTVLDVLLGVPAAYTLDRYDFAFSDRLRDVTILPMAIPGIVLGIALVRTWGVPRFGVDLSGMLYLLLIAHVLFTVPFMIQTTTSALQSVDYQALEETAESLGANWPQRFLFVVVPNVYNGILSGAILTFALSMGEFNITLFVYDPTNKTLPIEMFGGFTTSAVGQASALSVVFVAIIVVSLWLLQYVGDGDTHSVTNV
- the panB gene encoding 3-methyl-2-oxobutanoate hydroxymethyltransferase — translated: MGRMSIPDIHEKYKNGEPVTMLTAYDAPIARQIDKGGVDMILVGDSAGDNHLGYDDTVPVTLDEALSNTAAVDRAVEDAMVIGDLPFLSYGTSLEKSVKNAGRFMKEAGADAVKLETAPYGKITIEIVSRLTELGIPVVGHIGLTPQRMNQIGGGYVQGRGDGSSTTVEALVETAEELEDAGAFSIILEAVTEETGKQVTEAVDVPTIGIGAGRYVNGQVLVITDVLGLSNELYTLSKQYADLNSVIQDAVESYVDDVQSEVFPSSENVFDAIDGNQ